In one Brienomyrus brachyistius isolate T26 chromosome 12, BBRACH_0.4, whole genome shotgun sequence genomic region, the following are encoded:
- the LOC125704889 gene encoding serine protease HTRA3-like isoform X1: MHAFFFVAIVFHVHRLIGAEPRAKCQARCDVSLCPSPICPSGYVPDRCNCCLVCAQGEGEPCGLKDDLPCGDGLECKHPAGRRLSKGVCQCKHSQTVCGSDGKTYANVCQLKAANRRAQQLGEAAPSQAHQGQCQSAAGSSEPNSPRFKFNFIADVVEKIAPAVVHIELFLRHPLFGRNVPLSSGSGFIVSDTGLIVTNAHVVSSAAPVSGQQQLRVQTQDGEVHEANIKDIDKKLDIATIKVTPQKKLPVLLLGHSADLRPGEFVVAIGSPFALQNTVTTGIVSTAQRDGKELGLRDSDMDYIQTDAIINYGNSGGPLVNLDGEVIGINTLKVAAGISFAIPSDRITRFLNESLDKHSKEVRSVKKRFIGIRMLTITQALVEELKQQNTDFPDISSGIYVHEVVANSPAQKGGIKDGDIIVKLNGRMLESTVDLQEALLENTALLLEVRRGNDDLLFHIEPDVIMQ; encoded by the exons ATGCATGCGTTTTTCTTTGTCGCGATCGTGTTTCACGTCCATCGGCTGATCGGTGCGGAGCCCCGGGCCAAGTGCCAGGCTCGCTGCGATGTCAGCCTGTGTCCGAGCCCCATCTGCCCCAGCGGTTACGTGCCCGACCGCTGCAACTGCTGTCTGGTGTGCGCCCAGGGCGAGGGGGAGCCCTGCGGCCTTAAGGACGACCTGCCGTGCGGAGACGGGCTGGAATGCAAGCATCCCGCCGGGAGACGGCTCTCCAAGGGCGTGTGCCAGTGCAAGCACAGCCAGACGGTGTGCGGCAGCGACGGCAAAACGTACGCCAACGTCTGCCAGCTGAAGGCCGCTAACCGCAGGGCTCAGCAGCTGGGAGAGGCTGCCCCGAGCCAGGCTCATCAGGGGCAATGCCAGTCCGCCGCAG GTTCCTCCGAGCCCAACAGTCCGAGGTTCAAGTTTAACTTCATCGCGGACGTTGTGGAAAAGATCGCTCCTGCTGTGGTCCACATCGAGCTCTTCCTCAG ACACCCTCTTTTCGGCCGCAACGTGCCTCTGTCCAGCGGGTCGGGTTTCATCGTGTCAGATACTGGCCTCATCGTCACTAACGCCCACGTGGTATCCAGCGCGGCGCCCGTgtccggccagcagcagctccGCGTGCAGACCCAGGATGGCGAGGTGCACGAGGCCAACATCAAGGATATCGACAAGAAATTGGACATTGCCACCATCAAGGTGACCC CTCAGAAAAAGTTGCCTGTTCTCCTGCTGGGTCACTCGGCGGACCTGCGTCCCGGGGAGTTCGTGGTGGCCATCGGAAGCCCCTTCGCCCTGCAGAACACCGTCACCACCGGTATCGTCAGCACCGCGCAGCGGGACGGCAAGGAGCTGGGCCTCCGGGACTCGGACATGGACTACATACAGACGGACGCCATTATCAAT TATGGGAATTCTGGAGGGCCCCTTGTAAATTTG GATGGGGAAGTGATTGGGATCAACACTTTGAAGGTCGCGGCAGGAATCTCATTTGCCATTCCCTCAGATAGAATCACTCGTTTTCTTAACGAGTCACTCGACAAACACAGCAAAG agGTGAGATCGGTCAAGAAACGTTTTATTGGGATTCGGATGCTTACAATCACCCAAGC GTTGGTGGAGGAGCTGAAGCAGCAGAACACAGACTTCCCCGACATCAGCAGTGGCATCTACGTGCATGAAGTCGTAGCCAATTCCCCGGCTCAGAA GGGCGGCATCAAAGACGGCGACATCATCGTGAAGCTGAACGGCCGCATGCTGGAGAGCACCGTCGACTTACAGGAAGCGCTGCTGGAGAACACAGCCCTGCTGCTGGAGGTTCGCCGTGGCAACGACGACCTGCTCTTCCACATTGAGCCCGACGTCATAATGCAGTGA
- the LOC125704889 gene encoding serine protease HTRA3-like isoform X2: protein MPVRRSIGSSEPNSPRFKFNFIADVVEKIAPAVVHIELFLRHPLFGRNVPLSSGSGFIVSDTGLIVTNAHVVSSAAPVSGQQQLRVQTQDGEVHEANIKDIDKKLDIATIKVTPQKKLPVLLLGHSADLRPGEFVVAIGSPFALQNTVTTGIVSTAQRDGKELGLRDSDMDYIQTDAIINYGNSGGPLVNLDGEVIGINTLKVAAGISFAIPSDRITRFLNESLDKHSKEVRSVKKRFIGIRMLTITQALVEELKQQNTDFPDISSGIYVHEVVANSPAQKGGIKDGDIIVKLNGRMLESTVDLQEALLENTALLLEVRRGNDDLLFHIEPDVIMQ from the exons ATGCCAGTCCGCCGCAG TATAGGTTCCTCCGAGCCCAACAGTCCGAGGTTCAAGTTTAACTTCATCGCGGACGTTGTGGAAAAGATCGCTCCTGCTGTGGTCCACATCGAGCTCTTCCTCAG ACACCCTCTTTTCGGCCGCAACGTGCCTCTGTCCAGCGGGTCGGGTTTCATCGTGTCAGATACTGGCCTCATCGTCACTAACGCCCACGTGGTATCCAGCGCGGCGCCCGTgtccggccagcagcagctccGCGTGCAGACCCAGGATGGCGAGGTGCACGAGGCCAACATCAAGGATATCGACAAGAAATTGGACATTGCCACCATCAAGGTGACCC CTCAGAAAAAGTTGCCTGTTCTCCTGCTGGGTCACTCGGCGGACCTGCGTCCCGGGGAGTTCGTGGTGGCCATCGGAAGCCCCTTCGCCCTGCAGAACACCGTCACCACCGGTATCGTCAGCACCGCGCAGCGGGACGGCAAGGAGCTGGGCCTCCGGGACTCGGACATGGACTACATACAGACGGACGCCATTATCAAT TATGGGAATTCTGGAGGGCCCCTTGTAAATTTG GATGGGGAAGTGATTGGGATCAACACTTTGAAGGTCGCGGCAGGAATCTCATTTGCCATTCCCTCAGATAGAATCACTCGTTTTCTTAACGAGTCACTCGACAAACACAGCAAAG agGTGAGATCGGTCAAGAAACGTTTTATTGGGATTCGGATGCTTACAATCACCCAAGC GTTGGTGGAGGAGCTGAAGCAGCAGAACACAGACTTCCCCGACATCAGCAGTGGCATCTACGTGCATGAAGTCGTAGCCAATTCCCCGGCTCAGAA GGGCGGCATCAAAGACGGCGACATCATCGTGAAGCTGAACGGCCGCATGCTGGAGAGCACCGTCGACTTACAGGAAGCGCTGCTGGAGAACACAGCCCTGCTGCTGGAGGTTCGCCGTGGCAACGACGACCTGCTCTTCCACATTGAGCCCGACGTCATAATGCAGTGA